A single region of the Erythrobacter sp. genome encodes:
- a CDS encoding HEPN domain-containing protein: MSDEAQALSFLHELAAELSEIRRAKEYGFWRSDTVPRAQARLAAIEPFCHFTTCRIDSGDGARAEVGTRFGEWAIDRLVAKQTPEQILAAFHSEVARNVGAYEEVSPILGAQFDAGRELAGGLRLVPPSQDIFDREGYTYRFQWPQERAQTGFLVQPYSVTPAFTSADDSGCNGVTAPDQTARRESRERVRMACLLASSGGIEMPMSVILGDRQSLFQVEGNPAYRPAATLPLAPFPLDLDLVDEFYSSLATFTELAVVARAIDRLGRSRTSPDPVNRALDLGMAAEIVLMHDNGGSNAEITHKISSRAAWLLGIDPEMRSGISKDMKELYATRSKAVHEGILPTRRAADLDAADRLVVSVLQALVRRGEFPEWNSLTLGG; the protein is encoded by the coding sequence CCCCGGGCACAGGCACGCCTTGCCGCGATTGAACCCTTCTGCCACTTCACCACCTGCCGGATCGATAGCGGCGATGGCGCGCGTGCCGAGGTAGGCACCCGCTTCGGCGAATGGGCTATCGACCGGCTTGTTGCAAAGCAGACGCCCGAACAAATTCTTGCGGCCTTCCATTCCGAGGTTGCGCGCAATGTCGGCGCCTACGAGGAAGTCTCCCCCATTCTGGGCGCGCAATTCGACGCGGGACGCGAACTTGCCGGAGGATTGCGTCTGGTCCCGCCTTCGCAGGATATCTTCGACCGTGAAGGATATACCTACCGTTTTCAGTGGCCGCAGGAGCGCGCCCAAACAGGCTTCCTGGTCCAGCCATACTCGGTCACGCCCGCCTTCACGAGTGCTGACGACTCCGGCTGCAATGGCGTGACCGCGCCCGACCAGACTGCGCGCCGGGAGAGCCGCGAACGGGTTCGCATGGCGTGCCTGCTGGCGTCATCGGGCGGGATCGAAATGCCGATGTCGGTCATTCTCGGCGACCGCCAATCGCTTTTCCAGGTCGAAGGCAATCCCGCCTATCGACCGGCCGCAACGCTTCCACTCGCGCCCTTCCCGCTCGACCTTGACCTTGTCGACGAATTTTACTCTTCGCTCGCTACCTTCACCGAATTGGCGGTCGTCGCGCGGGCGATCGACCGATTGGGCAGGTCCCGGACTTCACCAGACCCGGTCAACAGGGCCCTCGATCTCGGAATGGCCGCCGAGATTGTCCTCATGCACGACAACGGCGGTTCGAACGCGGAAATCACGCACAAGATCTCCAGCAGGGCGGCCTGGCTTCTCGGCATTGACCCCGAAATGCGGAGCGGCATTTCCAAGGACATGAAGGAGCTCTATGCGACCCGCTCGAAAGCCGTGCACGAAGGCATTCTCCCTACGCGTAGAGCCGCCGATCTCGATGCAGCCGATCGCCTTGTCGTCTCGGTCCTGCAAGCTCTTGTGCGACGCGGGGAATTTCCCGAGTGGAACAGCCTGACACTTGGAGGCTAG